From Musa acuminata AAA Group cultivar baxijiao chromosome BXJ3-8, Cavendish_Baxijiao_AAA, whole genome shotgun sequence, one genomic window encodes:
- the LOC135644484 gene encoding uncharacterized protein LOC135644484, which yields MEGNLNAGSMMSGASYGVLALQGNMYMHQGSMIHHPPVCDAFGVSGSHLQESDHREGVSIMDYHKGERGRTSMSDDDEPILTEDGVDAQNEAGREKKGCPWQRMKWTDAMVRLLITAVSYVGEDAPSECGGRRKYAILQKKGKWKAISKVMAERRCYVSPQQCEDKFNDLNKRYKRLTDILGRGTSCKVVENPALLDRMSNLSEKMKDDVRKILSSKHLFYEEMCSYHNCNRLNLPADPALQRSLQLALGSRDEHDRRRGSHEDVDEDDQSADGDDEDGDAEEHNVHGNMVASCFPKRMRHGVNHEEAVFGDTSALQNSTRSLQPQGLTLDMNQVFSEGSKSTLIQQHWVNYPLQLEEKKLHIQAQMLELEKQRYKWQRFSKKKDRELNMMRMENERMKIENERLSLELRQKEMELDLTSMKTQ from the coding sequence ATGGAGGGAAACTTAAATGCTGGAAGCATGATGTCGGGAGCTTCGTATGGTGTGCTGGCTTTGCAAGGAAACATGTACATGCATCAGGGCTCGATGATCCATCACCCACCGGTGTGTGACGCCTTCGGTGTATCAGGCAGCCACTTGCAGGAATCTGATCACCGAGAAGGTGTTTCCATCATGGACTACCATAAAGGAGAGCGTGGCAGGACCTCAATGAGCGATGACGATGAGCCAATCTTGACCGAGGATGGAGTCGATGCTCAAAATGAGGCTGGCAGAGAGAAGAAGGGCTGTCCGTGGCAGCGAATGAAGTGGACTGATGCAATGGTTAGGCTTTTGATAACTGCGGTCTCTTACGTAGGAGAAGATGCTCCTTCTGAGTGTGGTGGGAGGAGGAAGTATGCAATATTGCAGAAAAAGGGGAAGTGGAAGGCCATATCAAAAGTTATGGCCGAGAGGAGATGTTATGTGTCACCTCAACAATGTGAAGATAAATTCAATGATCTTAATAAGAGATACAAGAGGCTCACCGATATCCTTGGTAGGGGTACATCTTGCAAGGTGGTTGAGAATCCGGCACTTTTGGACCGTATGAGTAATCTCTCAGAAAAGATGAAGGATGATGTGAGGaagattttgagctcaaaacatcTTTTCTATGAGGAGATGTGCTCCTATCATAATTGTAACCGGTTGAATCTACCTGCTGACCCAGCTCTTCAACGATCGTTGCAGTTGGCACTTGGAAGTAGAGATGAGCATGACAGAAGGAGAGGCTCACATGAAGATGTTGATGAAGATGATCAAAGTGCTGACGGTGATGACGAGGATGGTGATGCTGAAGAACATAATGTGCACGGGAATATGGTGGCATCATGCTTCCCAAAAAGGATGAGGCATGGGGTGAACCATGAAGAAGCAGTTTTTGGTGACACATCTGCTTTACAAAATTCTACTAGAAGCCTTCAACCTCAAGGCTTAACCTTAGATATGAACCAAGTATTTTCAGAAGGATCTAAATCAACACTGATACAGCAGCACTGGGTTAATTATCCGCTTCAGCTCGAGGAGAAGAAATTGCATATTCAGGCTCAGATGCTGGAGCTCGAAAAACAACGCTACAAGTGGCAAAGGTTTAGTAAGAAGAAAGACAGAGAACTAAATATGATGAGAATGGAAAATGAACGAATGAAGATTGAGAATGAACGCCTATCCCTTGAATTAAGGCAGAAGGAAATGGAGTTGGATCTTACTTCAATGAAAACACAGTGA